The nucleotide sequence TCTCAAAGAAGCTGGAATAGAAGAAAAAGTTCAACTCCTAGATATGAAAACAACCGAGATAGTTGCTGCCTGGTCAAGAGGCGATATAGACGCTGCCTATACTTGGCAACCTTCTTTAGGTGAACTTATAGAAAATGGTGGAAGAGTTTTAATTTCCAGTGAGGATATGTTAGAAAGGGGCTATATTACAGCAAATGTTGCTTTAGTAAGTAAAAACTTTTCAGAAAAGTACCCTGATTTAGTTGTATCTTTTATAGACTGTTTGGCTGAAGCAAACGACATATATTTAAATGATCCAGAACGTGCCGCTGAGATAGTTTCAAGAAATTTAGGAATATCTCCTGAAACTGCTTTAATCCAAATGCAAGGTTCAATTTGGCTCACAAGAGAAGAAATGATCAGTCAAAAATATATGGGCACAAGTGAAAAACCAGGGAATTTTGTAAGAGTTATGAAAGATACATCGGATTTTTTAAAAGCTCAGGGTTTTATCGAAAATTCACCAAGCTTAGAAGAATTTAGCGAATATATTAATCCTTATTACATTGAAAAATCCTTAGAAAAGGATGATGAGATATAGACAATCTTTATAAAGAAACTTTGATAAAAATTGAAAATTTGAGTGTCAATTACGAAACAAAAACCGGTTTAATAGAAGCATTGAAAGGTGTTAATTTAGAATTAAAAAAAGGTGAGTTTCTTTGTATTTTAGGGCCCTCCGGTTGCGGAAAAAGTACTTTGCTAAGAGTAATAGCAGGTTTCATCCCATTAACTTCTGGAAAATGTTTGATGCATGAAAACCCTATAGAAGGGCCAGACTGGCATAGAGGAGTTGTATTTCAGTCCCCTACACTCTATCCATGGTTGACTGTTAAAGGGAACATAGAGTTTGGACCAAAAAGTAGGGGTGTACCAAAAGATAAAATCGAAGAAATTTCAAAATTCTTTATTCAAGAAGTTGATCTTACTGGTTTTGAAGAAAAATACCCTTTTGAACTTTCGGGAGGTATGAAACAGCGAGTAGCTCTTGCAAGAGTTTTAGCAAATTATCCTGAAGTTATCTTAATGGATGAACCTTTCGGATCTTTAGACGCATTTACTAGAAGCAACATGCAAAATTTGATTCGAAATATTTGGTTAGAAAATAAGTGTAGTATATTTTTCATAACCCATGACGTAGACGAAGCTTTAATGCTAGGTACAAAAGTTTTAGTTATGTCTCCCAGGCCTGGAAAAATAATAAAAGAATTCACCTTAGATTTTACTAACAAGTTGCTAACTCAAAAAGCAAAATATATACTTCATTCAGACGAATATTTCAATACAAAAAGCGAAATTTTAGATTTAATAAATTCTCAAAGTGAAATATAAAAAGATTATTCTTTTTTTGTTCTTAAATTTTTTGCCTCATGTAAGTATACAAAATTTTGGGTGCTGCTTTCACAAATAATCAGCACCCTTATTATTTTTTTTCGAGAATCGTTAAATGAAGCTTCTTCTAAACTCATAAAAGGAACGTTATTCAGATCTAATTTCTCACGTAAAATGGTAGCAGGATTGAGACTTTTGATGTCAGGTGTTACAGAAAATATCACCGATATTATACGTGATATATCATTTTTATTCATTATTTCATTCCATAGCTCTATAACATTTTCAGTTACTTTCATTGGATGGTCTTCGGTTAAAGAAGTTGCTCCCCTAATTCCAACTACCTTATATTCAGAACCCATATTATCATATCCCCCATTTACTTTTATCAAAACACCTAATTATTTAGTTTTTTGTTCCAAATCCAATTCTCGTTTAACAAATACATGTTTATAAAATTCTAATTCATCACCTTTAGTGAAATCTTCGAAATTTTCAAATTGAATTCCACATTCTTTAGGTGCTTCAATGGATTTAACTTCATCTTTATAATGTTTCAAACTCTTAATTTTCACATCGGCAACTAAACCACCATTTCTATAGATTCTAACTCCACCATCCCTTTGAACGTAACCTTCATTTACTTGAACACCAGCAATTTTTCCTACACCTTTTATCTTGAACTCTTCTTTAATTACACCATTTCCAGTAAGCTCTTCCTTTTGAATAGGCTCTAACATACCTTCTAAAGCTTTCTTGATATCATCAATCAAGTCAAATATAATATTATACCTTCTAACTTCTATTCCTTCAGCTTCTGCCATCTTTAATGCCTTTGAATCAGCTTTTACTCTAAAACCCAGAACAATCGCATCTGAAGCGGAAGCTAACATTATATCGCTTGTGCTTACAGGCCCTATCCCGGCATGTATAATTTCTATATTTATTTCTGGATTTTCGAACTTTTGAATAGCATTCTTTAAAGCCTCTATTTCTCCATAAGTACTAGCTTTTAATAAAATATTTAATTTCTTTTTTTCTTCCTCTTCCATTTTTTGCATAATATCTTCAAGCCTCATGTGTCTTTTAGCTGGACCTTTACTTTTTTCTTCTTCTTTTTCTTTGATTTTTTCTGCTAATGCTCGAGCTTCTTCTTTTGAATCAACCACATACATAATAGAATGTGTGTTCGGAACGTCGTTAAAACCTAAAACTTGTACAGGAGTGGAAGGAACGGCTCTTTTTAAACTTTCTCCTCTGTCATTTATCATTCTTCTGACCCTACCATAAGTAGAACCTGAAATAAAGTCATCTCCAACTTTCAATATCCCATCTTTAACTATAACCGTTCCCAAAGGCCCCATAGCCTTATCAACCCGACTTTCTATTATCACTGCTCTAGCCTTTCCTTCAGGGATACATCTTATCTCCTGCATTTCAGCTACTAGAATTATCATTTCCAATAACTCATCGATTCCTTTACCTGTTTTTGCAGAAATTGGAATAGTTATAGTATTTCCACCCCAATCTTCTGGAATAAGATTGAGTTTAGATACCATCTGTTGTTTTGTTAATTCAATGTTGGCATTAGGTTTGTCAATTTTATTTATCGCCACTATTATAGGAACGTTGGCACTTTTTGCATGATTATAAGCCTCTATTGTTTGAGGCATCACCCCATCATCTGCCGCAATGATAAGAACAACTATATCCGTAACTTGAGCTCCTCTGGCTCTCATTTCTGTAAATGCTTCATGACCAGGGGTATCGATAAAAGTAATCTTTTGATCGTTATACTCTATCTGGTAAGCACCTATAGATTGAGTAATACCGCCTTCTTCTTTATCAGCAACATGGGTATTTCTAATTTTATCTAATAGAGTCGTTTTCCCATGATCAACGTGTCCCATAATAGTGACAACCGGTGGACGTGGAGCCAATTTGTCTTTCTCTTTTTCATAAATATCGTTCCACTTTTTGGCAAGAATAACTTCTACATCTTCTTCTTTCTCTTCTGCTTCCTCTTTTTCGATTTCAAAATTCAAAATAACGTTATAACTCATACTAATATCTTCTGCCATGGTTTTATCTAGTTTCTGACCTGGCCTCAATACTATGCCTTTCATAAACATATCTTTTATAATATCGTTTTGTTCTAATTCGAGGCGTTTCGCTAAAATATCAAGCGTTATTTCTTGCGTAGTTATAGTGACTTCTCTTACGGGCTTTTCTTCGACAGGTTCTTCTTCTAATTTTTCCTTGACTTTTATTTTTTCTGGAGTCTTTTTCTTTTCTTTTGGCGGTTCTTTTTGCTTTTTTACTTCCTTTTTAGCTTGCCTTTCTTCCTCAATAAGATCCTTAATAGCTTGCACCGTTTCCTCTTCTATAGTGCTCATATGACTTTTGACAGAGATATTTAATTCCTTTTCCAAAAATTCCATTAATTCTTTAGAGTTCATTCCTAACTCCTTCGCGACTTCGTATATTCGGGTCTTCGACACTTATAAACCACCTCCATTATTGGAACGTCTTCAATATTCCTTCGATAATATTTTCATCTGTAATTCCGACGACGCTTATATTTTGTTTACCAAGAGCCTTAGCTAAAATTGACTTTGGGGAGTTCAATTCTATATAAGGTACATCGAAAATTTCACAATGTTTGATTACATCTAATTTCACTCTTGAACCAGTATCCCTTGGAATAAGTATTACTTTCTTCTTCTGAAATGAACGAATATAATTCCTCAACCCTTGTTTACCATAAACTATCTTATTGGCTTTAGCAGCAAACCCCATATAGCTCAAGATCTTTTGTTCCCTTAAGGAATACTCATTCCCCATGTTGTTTTCTGATCCCCTTTTTCGTGCAACCTTCATTCCTTTTTTATTATAACATTTTATTGCTGTGATTCAAAATATTTTTTCATTACATTTTAAGAAAATACCTTAAAAACTCAAAAAAGGATAAAAAAGATCCATATTGATATTTAAAAAGTATGGTAAAATTACTATAAGAAAACTTTCACAATTCTTAGAGGAGGGATATACGTGGCAAAGTTAATAAGAAAGAACTATCTCATGGCTCCAGGGCCAACCCCTGTTCCAATCGATCTTTTATTGGAAGGTGCAAAGGATACCATCCATCATAGGACACCACAATATTTGGATATTCAAAACAAAGCTTTAGAAAATCTCAAATATCTCTTTCAAACGAAGAATAACGTATACACCTTAGCTGCGTCCGGAACAGGAGCAATGGAAGCCGCAGTTGCTAACCTCGTTTCACCTGGAGATACGGCTATTGCCGTAAATGGGGGAAAATTTGGAGAAAGATGGTGCGAATTATGTAAAGCTTACGGCGCTAATTTAGTAGAAATCGATATCGA is from Petrotoga miotherma DSM 10691 and encodes:
- a CDS encoding ABC transporter substrate-binding protein; translation: MKSKLMKSLLFFALIIMITLIFTSCNKGQQDLPKEINIGILRVPNDETIAIEQGLFDKYFSDKGIQCNFIVFDSGVEANQAFASGSIDFATMGNINSIIAFVRNLDVELIWIHEVLGDIEALVVRENDEINSINDLVGKKIATPFASTSHYILLNILKEAGIEEKVQLLDMKTTEIVAAWSRGDIDAAYTWQPSLGELIENGGRVLISSEDMLERGYITANVALVSKNFSEKYPDLVVSFIDCLAEANDIYLNDPERAAEIVSRNLGISPETALIQMQGSIWLTREEMISQKYMGTSEKPGNFVRVMKDTSDFLKAQGFIENSPSLEEFSEYINPYYIEKSLEKDDEI
- a CDS encoding ABC transporter ATP-binding protein; protein product: MIKIENLSVNYETKTGLIEALKGVNLELKKGEFLCILGPSGCGKSTLLRVIAGFIPLTSGKCLMHENPIEGPDWHRGVVFQSPTLYPWLTVKGNIEFGPKSRGVPKDKIEEISKFFIQEVDLTGFEEKYPFELSGGMKQRVALARVLANYPEVILMDEPFGSLDAFTRSNMQNLIRNIWLENKCSIFFITHDVDEALMLGTKVLVMSPRPGKIIKEFTLDFTNKLLTQKAKYILHSDEYFNTKSEILDLINSQSEI
- a CDS encoding chorismate mutase, whose product is MGSEYKVVGIRGATSLTEDHPMKVTENVIELWNEIMNKNDISRIISVIFSVTPDIKSLNPATILREKLDLNNVPFMSLEEASFNDSRKKIIRVLIICESSTQNFVYLHEAKNLRTKKE
- the infB gene encoding translation initiation factor IF-2; translated protein: MSKTRIYEVAKELGMNSKELMEFLEKELNISVKSHMSTIEEETVQAIKDLIEEERQAKKEVKKQKEPPKEKKKTPEKIKVKEKLEEEPVEEKPVREVTITTQEITLDILAKRLELEQNDIIKDMFMKGIVLRPGQKLDKTMAEDISMSYNVILNFEIEKEEAEEKEEDVEVILAKKWNDIYEKEKDKLAPRPPVVTIMGHVDHGKTTLLDKIRNTHVADKEEGGITQSIGAYQIEYNDQKITFIDTPGHEAFTEMRARGAQVTDIVVLIIAADDGVMPQTIEAYNHAKSANVPIIVAINKIDKPNANIELTKQQMVSKLNLIPEDWGGNTITIPISAKTGKGIDELLEMIILVAEMQEIRCIPEGKARAVIIESRVDKAMGPLGTVIVKDGILKVGDDFISGSTYGRVRRMINDRGESLKRAVPSTPVQVLGFNDVPNTHSIMYVVDSKEEARALAEKIKEKEEEKSKGPAKRHMRLEDIMQKMEEEEKKKLNILLKASTYGEIEALKNAIQKFENPEINIEIIHAGIGPVSTSDIMLASASDAIVLGFRVKADSKALKMAEAEGIEVRRYNIIFDLIDDIKKALEGMLEPIQKEELTGNGVIKEEFKIKGVGKIAGVQVNEGYVQRDGGVRIYRNGGLVADVKIKSLKHYKDEVKSIEAPKECGIQFENFEDFTKGDELEFYKHVFVKRELDLEQKTK
- a CDS encoding L7Ae/L30e/S12e/Gadd45 family ribosomal protein; this translates as MKVARKRGSENNMGNEYSLREQKILSYMGFAAKANKIVYGKQGLRNYIRSFQKKKVILIPRDTGSRVKLDVIKHCEIFDVPYIELNSPKSILAKALGKQNISVVGITDENIIEGILKTFQ